The Streptomyces pactum genome contains a region encoding:
- a CDS encoding trypsin-like peptidase domain-containing protein — protein sequence MASRNRSREAAGGRAEQRPLGGFRDARGGPPAVREAGPARCAPDDALIRVHDLAGRPRGTGFAADHHGTVITSHEAVDGLSRLVLSGAGDRRRVVAAADVTPLPALGLALVRTEGLGVEPLPVTVRGRVEAGTYVRIAAGGWREARVLGATDVTYTATDRFHVLGDALELALGTSGRDALRLGGGAAGGPVLDVATGTVVGVLGTALSSGHSDVGFAVPLLPAPGPLADLLAENAATVPAYGADLNLAGVLALTAVSVGQDGPSGAAVGERRTGAGLSARADDGTGPMGEGAGPGSVPGPVEPVERAATAREFAAFAVSRASVLGLVGAPGSGRTTELAALASRRALGTEPAPTLWLRGADLRDDDMSLADAARRTLARAARIVAASDRSRPAGLGDITPDRLAHLARTAGRPLLLLLDGPEEMPPVLAHRLPEWTEGTVTWLRETGARLVVACRAEYWERAGAEFPGELLYGTVAEERSPGPVARVPRCGSAAEASWSGSFAAASPSGPAAVGERRSGQVVGVPSPRAVAAGEPWPGSAFEGSCPWPDVAEEPPSGVVGGGPGPGSAGAGSEGSSGVVGGGPGPGPADTGRRPSTEAAGGGVRPSLVDRAPELSSGVAGGRPRRAGADGGLPPSGAVAPEGRPESAGPGSASLGVGLPPCVRLGDLPDDEARQARARYRVPEGALADPDGRHPLTLRLLFEVHQAIPGAPPPVRVDRDAVFAAYLDLMCLRVAIRLAGENGLHGTAVRRLAAKVSGQVHEAARRSLGPGQGELDRESFEAVFPWGPAPARLGGGTGWATAVLGEGLLVPAGRGYRFAHEELADWIQGTHLDLDEALRVLVHRRGMPHDTHSVPVPRHRIGPVAEALLLLARQYGVPQLALTLEEVVNALDADPRSWWAARLLAEVLTRVPDATPYTNVLRLLADGIAQRRVEGQAAPGEFGPAFWTALRLPEATRLDLLRRLVLADGPPHRPGPRHLDTVAGLLAADPAAVQPLLVRWFDDERPLPAAPHATVATAAQALLHTHRHRGLDGLTEVLVDSTHRRAEELLTVLAEEEPSALCRAVERWARDERPARRTAAVAHGLRTAPHARTAADRTLLRHAALVLLADPADSALRGGALALLVQDPGSRDRHLTRALGHFAAGDPYLPPSAVAAALPTHPEPVLDAFRARLRGPDAGEALRRLADATTPALARRVAVLVGEAVAERPETAGHVAAYVDRRLDRDPAARPVLHPLVTGLLDDGPEPVRAALAGVLAAAGAPGRGPLRRELREHLLDHERDPAVLDALLHAAAQCGDDPRALVHRTGLLLVRTPDGATRFDRGLVDLARHLPGFAARVTGWLADAPQDWAALVGPSARRTIENLAGARVPA from the coding sequence ATGGCGTCGCGGAACCGGTCCCGGGAGGCGGCGGGCGGCAGGGCGGAACAGCGGCCCCTGGGCGGCTTCCGGGACGCGCGCGGTGGGCCCCCGGCCGTCCGGGAAGCCGGTCCGGCGCGCTGCGCGCCCGACGACGCGCTGATCCGCGTCCACGACCTCGCGGGCCGTCCCCGGGGCACCGGTTTCGCCGCCGACCACCACGGCACGGTGATCACCAGCCACGAGGCGGTCGACGGCCTGTCCCGGCTGGTGCTGAGCGGCGCCGGGGACCGCCGCCGTGTCGTGGCGGCCGCGGACGTGACCCCGCTGCCCGCGCTCGGCCTGGCCCTCGTGCGCACCGAGGGCCTCGGTGTCGAGCCGCTGCCCGTCACGGTGCGGGGCAGGGTCGAGGCCGGGACGTACGTCCGGATCGCCGCCGGTGGCTGGCGCGAGGCCCGGGTCCTCGGCGCCACCGACGTCACCTACACGGCCACCGACCGCTTCCACGTCCTCGGCGACGCCCTGGAGCTCGCGCTCGGCACATCGGGGCGGGACGCGCTGCGGCTGGGGGGTGGCGCGGCCGGCGGACCGGTGCTCGACGTCGCCACCGGCACGGTCGTCGGCGTCCTCGGCACCGCCCTGAGCTCCGGACACAGCGACGTCGGCTTCGCCGTGCCCCTGCTGCCCGCGCCCGGCCCGCTCGCCGACCTGCTCGCCGAGAACGCGGCGACGGTCCCGGCGTACGGCGCCGACCTCAACCTGGCCGGCGTACTCGCCCTCACGGCGGTCTCGGTGGGGCAGGACGGCCCGTCGGGAGCGGCGGTGGGGGAGCGGCGCACGGGCGCGGGGCTGAGCGCGAGGGCGGACGACGGTACGGGGCCGATGGGTGAAGGAGCGGGCCCCGGCTCCGTTCCAGGCCCCGTGGAGCCGGTCGAACGGGCGGCCACGGCACGAGAGTTCGCCGCCTTCGCCGTGAGCCGCGCCAGTGTGCTCGGGCTGGTCGGCGCGCCCGGCAGCGGCCGTACGACGGAGCTGGCGGCCCTCGCCTCCCGCCGCGCGCTGGGGACGGAACCGGCGCCCACGCTGTGGTTGCGCGGCGCCGATCTGCGGGACGACGACATGTCGTTGGCGGACGCGGCGCGCAGGACGCTGGCCCGGGCCGCCCGCATCGTCGCCGCCTCGGACCGCTCCCGCCCCGCCGGCCTCGGCGACATCACCCCGGACCGCCTCGCCCACCTCGCCCGCACCGCCGGGCGCCCCCTCCTGCTGCTGCTCGACGGCCCCGAGGAGATGCCGCCCGTCCTCGCCCACCGCCTCCCCGAGTGGACCGAGGGCACGGTGACATGGCTGCGGGAGACGGGGGCGCGGCTCGTGGTGGCCTGCCGGGCGGAGTACTGGGAACGGGCGGGGGCGGAGTTCCCCGGGGAGCTGTTGTACGGGACGGTGGCGGAGGAGCGTTCGCCCGGGCCGGTTGCCCGGGTGCCGCGGTGCGGCTCCGCCGCGGAGGCGTCGTGGTCCGGCTCGTTCGCGGCGGCGTCGCCGTCCGGCCCGGCGGCCGTGGGCGAGCGGCGGTCCGGGCAGGTCGTGGGCGTGCCGTCGCCCCGGGCGGTTGCCGCCGGGGAGCCGTGGCCCGGGTCGGCGTTCGAGGGCTCGTGCCCGTGGCCGGACGTCGCGGAGGAACCGCCGTCCGGGGTGGTCGGTGGAGGGCCTGGGCCCGGGTCGGCGGGCGCAGGGTCGGAGGGGTCGTCCGGGGTGGTCGGTGGGGGACCGGGGCCGGGTCCCGCGGATACCGGGCGCAGGCCGTCGACCGAGGCGGCCGGTGGAGGGGTGCGGCCGTCTCTCGTCGACCGTGCGCCGGAGCTGTCGTCCGGGGTGGCCGGCGGACGGCCGAGGCGGGCGGGGGCGGACGGCGGACTCCCGCCGTCCGGGGCGGTAGCCCCTGAAGGGCGGCCGGAATCCGCCGGGCCCGGGTCCGCATCCCTCGGCGTGGGTCTCCCGCCCTGCGTCCGCCTGGGCGACCTGCCGGACGACGAGGCCCGGCAGGCGCGCGCACGCTACCGCGTACCGGAAGGCGCCCTCGCGGACCCGGACGGCCGCCACCCCCTCACCCTCCGCCTGCTCTTCGAGGTCCACCAGGCCATTCCCGGCGCCCCGCCCCCCGTCCGCGTCGACCGGGACGCGGTCTTCGCCGCCTACCTGGACCTGATGTGCCTGCGCGTCGCGATCCGCCTGGCCGGGGAGAACGGCCTGCACGGCACCGCCGTACGCCGTCTCGCGGCCAAGGTCTCCGGACAGGTCCACGAGGCGGCCCGGCGCAGTCTCGGCCCGGGCCAGGGCGAGCTGGACCGGGAGTCGTTCGAGGCGGTGTTCCCGTGGGGACCGGCACCCGCCCGGCTCGGCGGCGGCACCGGCTGGGCGACGGCCGTACTCGGCGAGGGCCTCCTCGTGCCCGCCGGCCGCGGCTACCGCTTCGCGCACGAGGAACTCGCCGACTGGATCCAGGGCACGCACCTCGACCTGGACGAGGCCCTGCGCGTGCTCGTCCACCGCCGCGGCATGCCGCACGACACGCACTCCGTCCCCGTGCCGCGCCACCGCATCGGCCCCGTCGCCGAGGCCCTGCTGCTCCTCGCCCGCCAGTACGGCGTACCCCAACTCGCACTGACCCTCGAGGAGGTGGTGAACGCACTCGACGCCGACCCGCGCTCCTGGTGGGCCGCCCGGCTGCTCGCCGAGGTGCTGACGCGCGTGCCGGACGCCACTCCGTACACAAACGTGCTGCGGCTGCTGGCCGACGGCATCGCGCAGCGGCGGGTCGAAGGACAGGCCGCACCGGGGGAGTTCGGGCCCGCCTTCTGGACGGCCCTGCGACTGCCGGAGGCCACGCGCCTGGACCTACTGCGCCGCCTCGTCCTCGCCGACGGCCCCCCGCACCGGCCCGGCCCCCGCCACCTCGACACCGTCGCCGGACTGCTCGCCGCCGACCCCGCGGCGGTACAGCCGCTTCTCGTCCGCTGGTTCGACGACGAACGGCCCCTGCCCGCCGCCCCGCACGCGACCGTCGCGACGGCCGCACAGGCACTGCTGCATACGCACCGCCACCGCGGCCTGGACGGTCTCACCGAGGTACTCGTCGACAGCACGCACCGAAGGGCCGAAGAGCTGCTCACCGTCCTGGCCGAGGAGGAGCCGTCCGCCCTCTGCCGGGCCGTCGAGCGGTGGGCGCGCGACGAGCGGCCCGCGCGGCGGACGGCGGCGGTTGCCCACGGCCTGCGCACCGCCCCCCACGCACGCACCGCCGCCGACCGCACCCTGCTCCGCCACGCCGCCCTGGTCCTGCTCGCCGACCCCGCCGACAGCGCCCTGCGCGGCGGCGCGCTCGCCCTGCTCGTCCAGGACCCGGGCAGCCGCGACCGTCACCTCACGCGGGCGCTGGGCCACTTCGCGGCGGGCGATCCGTACCTCCCGCCGAGCGCGGTGGCCGCCGCCCTGCCGACCCATCCGGAGCCCGTCCTCGACGCCTTCCGGGCCCGGCTGCGCGGCCCGGACGCGGGGGAGGCGCTGCGCAGGCTCGCCGACGCCACCACGCCCGCGCTGGCCCGCCGGGTGGCCGTACTCGTCGGGGAGGCCGTGGCGGAGCGCCCGGAAACCGCCGGGCACGTGGCCGCGTACGTCGACCGGCGCCTCGACCGGGATCCCGCCGCCCGCCCCGTACTGCACCCCCTGGTCACCGGCCTGCTGGACGACGGTCCCGAACCGGTGCGGGCCGCGCTCGCCGGCGTCCTGGCCGCCGCCGGCGCCCCCGGCCGCGGCCCGCTCCGCCGCGAGCTGCGCGAACACCTCCTGGACCACGAGCGGGACCCCGCCGTCCTGGACGCCCTGCTGCACGCGGCCGCCCAGTGCGGCGACGACCCGCGCGCCCTCGTGCACCGCACCGGGCTCCTCCTCGTCCGCACCCCGGACGGCGCCACCCGCTTCGACCGCGGCCTGGTCGACCTGGCCCGCCACCTCCCGGGTTTCGCCGCCCGCGTCACCGGCTGGCTGGCCGACGCACCCCAGGACTGGGCCGCTCTGGTGGGCCCCAGCGCCCGCCGCACCATCGAGAACCTCGCGGGCGCACGGGTCCCCGCGTGA
- a CDS encoding DUF503 domain-containing protein: protein MYVGTLSFDLLLGDVHSLKEKRSVVRPIVAELQRKYAVSAAEVDHMDLHRRAVVGLAVVSGDAGHLSDVLDRCERLVAGRPEVELLSVRRRFHGDDD from the coding sequence ATGTATGTGGGGACGCTGTCCTTCGACCTCCTCCTCGGCGACGTACATTCGCTGAAGGAGAAGCGCTCCGTCGTCCGCCCGATCGTCGCCGAGCTCCAGCGGAAGTACGCGGTGAGCGCGGCGGAGGTGGACCACATGGACCTCCACCGGCGGGCGGTCGTCGGCCTGGCCGTGGTGTCCGGCGACGCGGGGCACCTCAGCGACGTACTCGACCGGTGTGAACGACTGGTGGCCGGGCGCCCCGAGGTGGAGCTGCTGTCCGTCAGGCGGCGCTTCCACGGCGACGACGACTGA
- the rbfA gene encoding 30S ribosome-binding factor RbfA, with protein MADNARAKRLADLIREVVAQKLQRGIKDPRLGSHVTITDTRVTGDLREATVFYTVYGDDEERAAASAGLESARGILRSEVGKAAGVKFTPTLTFVMDALPDTARNIEDLLDKARQSDEKVREVSAGAAYAGEADPYRKPGESEDEAAAVEADEADETDDTAK; from the coding sequence GTGGCCGACAACGCGCGGGCGAAAAGGCTGGCGGACCTCATCCGAGAGGTGGTGGCCCAGAAGCTGCAGCGCGGGATCAAGGACCCGCGGCTCGGCTCGCACGTCACCATCACGGACACCCGGGTCACGGGTGACCTGCGGGAGGCGACCGTCTTCTACACGGTGTACGGGGACGACGAGGAGCGCGCGGCCGCGAGCGCCGGCCTGGAGAGCGCCAGGGGCATCCTGCGCTCCGAGGTCGGCAAGGCGGCGGGCGTGAAGTTCACGCCGACCCTGACCTTCGTCATGGACGCCCTCCCGGACACCGCCCGGAACATCGAGGACCTGCTCGACAAGGCGCGCCAGTCCGACGAGAAGGTGCGCGAGGTGTCCGCGGGCGCCGCGTACGCCGGTGAGGCGGACCCGTACCGCAAGCCGGGCGAGTCCGAGGACGAGGCCGCGGCCGTCGAGGCCGACGAGGCCGACGAGACGGACGACACCGCTAAATGA
- the truB gene encoding tRNA pseudouridine(55) synthase TruB: MTEKPSTPDGLVIVDKPSGFTSHDVVAKMRGIARTRRVGHAGTLDPMATGVLVLGVERATKLLGHLALTEKEYLGTIRLGQTTLTDDAEGEITRSLDASKVTRDAVDAAVAKLTGDIMQVPSKVSAIKINGVRSYKRAREGEEFEIPARPVTVSSFAVYDVRDAVAEDGTPVLDLVVSVVCSSGTYIRALARDLGADLGVGGHLTALRRTRVGPYKLDAAKTLDQHQQELTVMPIAEAATAAFPRWNVDVKRARLLINGVRLEMPDTYAGAGTVAVFDPEGRFLALVEEHRGKAKSLAVFG, translated from the coding sequence ATGACCGAGAAGCCCTCCACGCCCGACGGCCTTGTCATCGTCGACAAGCCGTCGGGCTTCACTTCGCACGACGTCGTCGCCAAGATGCGGGGCATCGCCCGCACCCGCCGCGTCGGGCACGCCGGCACGCTCGACCCCATGGCGACGGGCGTCCTGGTCCTCGGCGTGGAGCGGGCGACCAAGCTCCTCGGGCACCTGGCCCTGACCGAGAAGGAGTACCTGGGCACGATCAGGCTCGGGCAGACGACGCTCACCGACGACGCCGAGGGCGAGATCACGAGGTCGCTGGACGCCTCGAAGGTCACCCGGGACGCCGTCGACGCCGCCGTCGCCAAGCTGACCGGCGACATCATGCAGGTGCCGTCCAAGGTCAGCGCCATCAAGATCAACGGTGTGCGCTCCTACAAGCGGGCGCGCGAGGGCGAGGAGTTCGAGATCCCCGCCCGCCCCGTCACCGTCTCCTCCTTCGCGGTGTACGACGTCCGGGACGCCGTCGCCGAGGACGGCACCCCGGTGCTGGACCTGGTGGTCTCGGTGGTCTGCTCCTCCGGCACCTACATCCGCGCCCTCGCCCGCGACCTGGGCGCCGACCTGGGCGTCGGCGGCCACCTCACCGCCCTGCGCCGCACCCGCGTCGGCCCGTACAAGCTGGACGCGGCGAAGACGCTGGACCAGCACCAGCAGGAACTCACCGTCATGCCGATCGCGGAAGCGGCCACCGCCGCCTTCCCGCGCTGGAACGTGGACGTCAAACGGGCGCGGCTGCTCATCAACGGCGTGCGGCTGGAGATGCCCGACACGTACGCGGGCGCCGGTACCGTCGCCGTCTTCGACCCCGAGGGCCGCTTCCTGGCGCTCGTGGAGGAGCACCGGGGCAAGGCGAAGAGCCTGGCCGTGTTCGGCTGA